In a genomic window of Anser cygnoides isolate HZ-2024a breed goose chromosome 26, Taihu_goose_T2T_genome, whole genome shotgun sequence:
- the ADRA1A gene encoding alpha-1A adrenergic receptor isoform X2, translating into MHEHCQPLTMVFLPGNSSDCSNCTHSVGPVNISKAILLGVILGGLIIFGVLGNILVILSVACHRHLQSVTHYYIINLAVADLLLTSTVLPFSATMEILGYWAFGRIFCNIWAAVDVLCCTASIMSLCIISIDRYIGVSYPLRYPSIVTEKRGLLALLCVWALSLVISIGPLFGWKEPAPEDETICQITEEPGYVLFSALGSFYLPLTIILVMYCRVYVVAKRENKGLSSGLKTERSRSEEVTLRIHRKNTRETSGSASNPKSKHHFSVRLLKFSREKKAAKTLGIVVGCFVLCWLPFFVVMPLGSFFPAIKPPDTLFKITFWLGYLNSCINPIIYPCSSQEFKKAFQNVLRAQCLPRKHAAKKQSPSFNLNHPASQSMESGKGVVRIPVGSGETFYKISKSDGVCEWKIFSAVQSMPTKNAVSKDKSSCTAAKVKSKGFLQECCCAGTSGNVVHENCPGLARSYTPC; encoded by the exons ATGCATGAACACTGTCAGCCACTCACCATGGTCTTCCTCCCTGGAAACTCATCTGACTGCTCCAACTGCACCCACTCTGTGGGGCCCGTGAACATTTCCAAGGCCATTTTGCTTGGTGTTATTCTAGGGGGATTAATCATTTTTGGGGTTTTGGGTAATATCCTGGTTATCCTCTCTGTAGCCTGCCACAGACATCTTCAGAGCGTTACCCACTATTACATAATTAACCTGGCAGTAGCTGACCTCCTCTTGACTTCCACTGTCCTGCCCTTCTCAGCCACTATGGAGATTTTGGGCTACTGGGCCTTTGGGAGAATCTTCTGCAACATTTGGGCAGCCGTCGATGTCCTTTGCTGCACTGCTTCCATTATGAGCCTCTGTATCATCTCGATAGACAGGTACATCGGGGTGAGCTACCCGCTGAGATACCCGAGCATAGTGACAGAGAAGAGAGGCCTCCTGGCTTTACTGTGCGTTTGGGCACTGTCCCTGGTGATATCGATCGGACCTCTTTTTGGCTGGAAGGAGCCAGCCCCGGAAGACGAGACCATCTGTCAAATCACCGAAGAGCCAGGCTACGTGCTGTTCTCTGCCCTAGGCTCCTTCTACCTCCCCCTGACTATTATCTTGGTGATGTACTGCCGCGTGTACGTGGTGgccaaaagggaaaacaaagggcTCAGCTCTGGGCTGAAGACTGAGAGATCCCGTTCGGAAGAAGTGACCCTACGGATCCACCGTAAAAACACTCGCGAAACAAGCGGGTCTGCATCCAACCCCAAGAGCAAGCACCACTTCTCAGTGCGCCTCCTCAAGTTCTccagggaaaagaaagctgcCAAGACCCTGGGAATAGTTGTGGGATGCTTCGTTCTGTGCTGGCTCCCATTTTTTGTAGTCATGCCTCTTG gttctttctttcctgcaatCAAACCCCCGGACAcgctttttaaaataacattttggcTTGGATATTTAAACAGCTGCATCAACCCCATAATCTATCCGTGCTCAAGTCAAGAGTTTAAGAAAGCGTTCCAAAACGTCCTGAGAGCGCAGTGCCTCCCGAGGAAGCATGCAGCAAAGAAGCAATCCCCAAGTTTCAACCTCAACCATCCCGCTAGCCAAAGCATGGAAAGCGGCAAAGGTGTGGTCCGTATCCCCGTCGGCTCGGGCGAAACCTTCTATAAGATCTCCAAGTCTGATGGGGTCTGCGAATGGAAGATATTCTCTGCCGTGCAAAGCATGCCTACAAAAAACGCAGTTTCTAAGGACAAGTCTAGCTGCACTGCTGCCAAAGTGAAAAGCAAAGGTTTCCTCCAGGAATGCTGCTGTGCAGGCACTTCAGGGAACGTGGTCCACGAAAATT GTCCCGGTTTGGCGAGGTCCTACACCCCTTGCTGA
- the ADRA1A gene encoding alpha-1A adrenergic receptor isoform X1, translating into MHEHCQPLTMVFLPGNSSDCSNCTHSVGPVNISKAILLGVILGGLIIFGVLGNILVILSVACHRHLQSVTHYYIINLAVADLLLTSTVLPFSATMEILGYWAFGRIFCNIWAAVDVLCCTASIMSLCIISIDRYIGVSYPLRYPSIVTEKRGLLALLCVWALSLVISIGPLFGWKEPAPEDETICQITEEPGYVLFSALGSFYLPLTIILVMYCRVYVVAKRENKGLSSGLKTERSRSEEVTLRIHRKNTRETSGSASNPKSKHHFSVRLLKFSREKKAAKTLGIVVGCFVLCWLPFFVVMPLGSFFPAIKPPDTLFKITFWLGYLNSCINPIIYPCSSQEFKKAFQNVLRAQCLPRKHAAKKQSPSFNLNHPASQSMESGKGVVRIPVGSGETFYKISKSDGVCEWKIFSAVQSMPTKNAVSKDKSSCTAAKVKSKGFLQECCCAGTSGNVVHENCKVPTIKIHTISLSENGEDV; encoded by the exons ATGCATGAACACTGTCAGCCACTCACCATGGTCTTCCTCCCTGGAAACTCATCTGACTGCTCCAACTGCACCCACTCTGTGGGGCCCGTGAACATTTCCAAGGCCATTTTGCTTGGTGTTATTCTAGGGGGATTAATCATTTTTGGGGTTTTGGGTAATATCCTGGTTATCCTCTCTGTAGCCTGCCACAGACATCTTCAGAGCGTTACCCACTATTACATAATTAACCTGGCAGTAGCTGACCTCCTCTTGACTTCCACTGTCCTGCCCTTCTCAGCCACTATGGAGATTTTGGGCTACTGGGCCTTTGGGAGAATCTTCTGCAACATTTGGGCAGCCGTCGATGTCCTTTGCTGCACTGCTTCCATTATGAGCCTCTGTATCATCTCGATAGACAGGTACATCGGGGTGAGCTACCCGCTGAGATACCCGAGCATAGTGACAGAGAAGAGAGGCCTCCTGGCTTTACTGTGCGTTTGGGCACTGTCCCTGGTGATATCGATCGGACCTCTTTTTGGCTGGAAGGAGCCAGCCCCGGAAGACGAGACCATCTGTCAAATCACCGAAGAGCCAGGCTACGTGCTGTTCTCTGCCCTAGGCTCCTTCTACCTCCCCCTGACTATTATCTTGGTGATGTACTGCCGCGTGTACGTGGTGgccaaaagggaaaacaaagggcTCAGCTCTGGGCTGAAGACTGAGAGATCCCGTTCGGAAGAAGTGACCCTACGGATCCACCGTAAAAACACTCGCGAAACAAGCGGGTCTGCATCCAACCCCAAGAGCAAGCACCACTTCTCAGTGCGCCTCCTCAAGTTCTccagggaaaagaaagctgcCAAGACCCTGGGAATAGTTGTGGGATGCTTCGTTCTGTGCTGGCTCCCATTTTTTGTAGTCATGCCTCTTG gttctttctttcctgcaatCAAACCCCCGGACAcgctttttaaaataacattttggcTTGGATATTTAAACAGCTGCATCAACCCCATAATCTATCCGTGCTCAAGTCAAGAGTTTAAGAAAGCGTTCCAAAACGTCCTGAGAGCGCAGTGCCTCCCGAGGAAGCATGCAGCAAAGAAGCAATCCCCAAGTTTCAACCTCAACCATCCCGCTAGCCAAAGCATGGAAAGCGGCAAAGGTGTGGTCCGTATCCCCGTCGGCTCGGGCGAAACCTTCTATAAGATCTCCAAGTCTGATGGGGTCTGCGAATGGAAGATATTCTCTGCCGTGCAAAGCATGCCTACAAAAAACGCAGTTTCTAAGGACAAGTCTAGCTGCACTGCTGCCAAAGTGAAAAGCAAAGGTTTCCTCCAGGAATGCTGCTGTGCAGGCACTTCAGGGAACGTGGTCCACGAAAATTGTAAAGTGCCAACCATTAAAATCCATACCATCTCCCTCAGCGAAAACGGGGAGGATGTCTAA